The following are encoded together in the Phaseolus vulgaris cultivar G19833 chromosome 9, P. vulgaris v2.0, whole genome shotgun sequence genome:
- the LOC137820456 gene encoding J domain-containing protein required for chloroplast accumulation response 1 isoform X3 translates to METIYSSQRESVLLGYNNNISYENGNNSLIRRSSSTNSNLEVDFNDVFGGPPRRSSLSEARQSLTELKDWSEEEGESGWCRWPPEREKPVFGEDIGNRRRHGNKNNDFFDDIFGGEESASVCSTPKKRVGDPFTFSRVSSPLPSALDPVAASLPLPFSLPAKLTNGVDLPTFGSPTRTNSINNGIVASNGLGLSDSYSSRISIQQKELKKDLKPYRQSLLSQEFSNSSTSDKADKGSIMKQDISISEVSPASSNGQFHFSIYKWASKDVPMVMSLRTERASKAKDKLKLEKCSSAKERVVSEITTQKPMAYDSSVMNNGKENVSTTSTATENGADSNQIVEQIVSAKAQSHITLDVPASSTPGDARAVSSTHSAGENGFSGKTETGRDTQKVESKPLQFLFKENDKKQDNSQMITREKEENRMKSTKKLSAVFDVTENPMKQVEKTVSAIDVGHSKATSQGSVSLGENKGKGLVKGKVKEFARIFNQETATKPKVDSKSRPQGSTYKQRDALRTKNDQVESGPEQSKKENSTVETTNISADDMSNQEDMSESEIPDISFTVIGDKDECFHGGFMIQVLSQDEGEDLQNQEIQMIDKKIKQWSKGKEGNIRSLLSTLQHVLWKECGWKHVPLVDIIEGNAVKRSYQRALLCLHPDKLQQKGASSDQKYIAEKVFDILQEAWTQFNMLGAL, encoded by the exons ATGGAGACAATTTATTCTTCTCAACGAGAGAGCGTCCTTTTaggttataataataatattagttatgAGAATGGAAATAATTCTCTGATTCGGAGGTCGTCTTCGACCAATTCCAACTTGGAGGTTGATTTCAACGACGTGTTTGGGGGGCCGCCGCGGAGGTCATCGCTAAGCGAAGCGCGGCAGAGTCTGACCGAGTTGAAGGATTGGAGCGAAGAGGAAGGGGAAAGTGGTTGGTGTAGGTGGCCGCCGGAGCGGGAGAAACCGGTGTTTGGAGAGGATATTGGAAACCGGAGGCGTCACGGCAACAAGAACAATGACTTCTTCGATGACATTTTCGGAGGTGAGGAATCGGCGAGTGTGTGTTCCACGCCAAAGAAACGCGTTGGGGACCCTTTCACGTTCTCTCGAGTGTCCAGTCCTCTGCCATCGGCGCTTGATCCCGTTGCTGCCTCTCTTCCTCTACCATTCAG CCTTCCAGCCAAATTGACAAATGGGGTGGACCTTCCAACATTTGGTTCCCCCACGAGGACTAACAGCATCAACAATGGTATTGTTGCTTCAAATGGACTTGGCCTTTCAGATTCTTACTCATCCAGAATTTCAATCCAGCAAAAGGAGTtgaaaaaggatttaaaaccTTACCGACAAAGTCTTCTATCACAGGAGTTTTCAAACTCGAGCACATCTGATAAAGCAGACAAAGGAAGCATCATGAAACAGGACATATCTATTAGTGAAGTTTCGCCTGCTTCTAGTAATGGTCAATTCCATTTCTCAATATACAAATGGGCCAGTAAAGATGTGCCAATGGTGATGTCTCTTAGGACAGAAAGAGCCTCCAAGGCTAAGGATAAGCTTAAACTTGAGAAATGCTCAAGTGCTAAAGAAAGGGTGGTCAGTGAGATCACCACACAAAAACCTATGGCATATGATTCCTCTGTCATGaataatggaaaagaaaacGTATCAACTACTTCCACAGCCACTGAAAATGGAGCAGACTCAAACCAGATTGTAGAACAAATAGTTTCTGCCAAGGCTCAATCACATATTACCCTAGATGTTCCCGCTAGTTCTACCCCGGGTGACGCTAGAGCAGTATCAAGTACTCATTCTGCAGGCGAGAACGGCTTCTCTGGAAAAACTGAGACAGGAAGGGATACTCAGAAGGTTGAGTCCAAACCTTTACAGTTTCTGTTCAAAGAAAATGATAAGAAACAAG ATAATAGTCAGATGATTACaagggagaaagaagaaaacagGATGAAAAGCACAAAAAAATTGTCTGCTGTTTTTGATGTTACCGAGAATCCCatgaaacaagtagaaaagacAGTTTCCGCAATAGATGTAGGACATAGCAAAGCCACTTCCCAGGGTTCAGTGAGCTTAGGTGAGAATAAGGGGAAAGGCCTAGTTAAAGGAAAGGTCAAAGAATTCGCTCGAATTTTCAACCAAGAAACTGCAACAAAACCGAAAGTTGACTCCAAATCTCGACCTCAGGGCTCTACATACAAGCAGAGAGATGCTTTAAGAACAAAGAATGAC CAGGTTGAAAGTGGGCCTGAACAATCCAAGAAGGAGAACTCTACTGTAGAGACTACCAACATATCTGCTGATGATATGTCAAATCAAGAGGATATGTCAGAATCAG AAATTCCTGATATATCATTTACTGTTATCGGAGATAAAGACGAGTGCTTCCACGGGGGTTTCATG ATACAAGTATTATCCCAAGATGAGGGCGAGGACTTACAAAATCAAGAAATTCAA ATGATTGACAAGAAGATAAAACAGTGGTCTAAAGGGAAGGAAGGAAACATACGATCCCTGCTATCGACATTACAACAT GTACTTTGGAAGGAGTGTGGATGGAAGCATGTGCCTCTTGTTGATATAATTGAAGGGAACGCGGTAAAAAGATCTTATCAAAGAGCTTTACTCTGCTTGCATCCCGATAAGTTGCAGCAAAAGGGTGCTTCTTCAGACCAGAAATATATTGCAGAGAAGGTTTTTGATATTTTACAG
- the LOC137820456 gene encoding J domain-containing protein required for chloroplast accumulation response 1 isoform X1: METIYSSQRESVLLGYNNNISYENGNNSLIRRSSSTNSNLEVDFNDVFGGPPRRSSLSEARQSLTELKDWSEEEGESGWCRWPPEREKPVFGEDIGNRRRHGNKNNDFFDDIFGGEESASVCSTPKKRVGDPFTFSRVSSPLPSALDPVAASLPLPFSLPAKLTNGVDLPTFGSPTRTNSINNGIVASNGLGLSDSYSSRISIQQKELKKDLKPYRQSLLSQEFSNSSTSDKADKGSIMKQDISISEVSPASSNGQFHFSIYKWASKDVPMVMSLRTERASKAKDKLKLEKCSSAKERVVSEITTQKPMAYDSSVMNNGKENVSTTSTATENGADSNQIVEQIVSAKAQSHITLDVPASSTPGDARAVSSTHSAGENGFSGKTETGRDTQKVESKPLQFLFKENDKKQDNSQMITREKEENRMKSTKKLSAVFDVTENPMKQVEKTVSAIDVGHSKATSQGSVSLGENKGKGLVKGKVKEFARIFNQETATKPKVDSKSRPQGSTYKQRDALRTKNDQVESGPEQSKKENSTVETTNISADDMSNQEDMSESAEIPDISFTVIGDKDECFHGGFMIQVLSQDEGEDLQNQEIQMIDKKIKQWSKGKEGNIRSLLSTLQHVLWKECGWKHVPLVDIIEGNAVKRSYQRALLCLHPDKLQQKGASSDQKYIAEKVFDILQEAWTQFNMLGAL; encoded by the exons ATGGAGACAATTTATTCTTCTCAACGAGAGAGCGTCCTTTTaggttataataataatattagttatgAGAATGGAAATAATTCTCTGATTCGGAGGTCGTCTTCGACCAATTCCAACTTGGAGGTTGATTTCAACGACGTGTTTGGGGGGCCGCCGCGGAGGTCATCGCTAAGCGAAGCGCGGCAGAGTCTGACCGAGTTGAAGGATTGGAGCGAAGAGGAAGGGGAAAGTGGTTGGTGTAGGTGGCCGCCGGAGCGGGAGAAACCGGTGTTTGGAGAGGATATTGGAAACCGGAGGCGTCACGGCAACAAGAACAATGACTTCTTCGATGACATTTTCGGAGGTGAGGAATCGGCGAGTGTGTGTTCCACGCCAAAGAAACGCGTTGGGGACCCTTTCACGTTCTCTCGAGTGTCCAGTCCTCTGCCATCGGCGCTTGATCCCGTTGCTGCCTCTCTTCCTCTACCATTCAG CCTTCCAGCCAAATTGACAAATGGGGTGGACCTTCCAACATTTGGTTCCCCCACGAGGACTAACAGCATCAACAATGGTATTGTTGCTTCAAATGGACTTGGCCTTTCAGATTCTTACTCATCCAGAATTTCAATCCAGCAAAAGGAGTtgaaaaaggatttaaaaccTTACCGACAAAGTCTTCTATCACAGGAGTTTTCAAACTCGAGCACATCTGATAAAGCAGACAAAGGAAGCATCATGAAACAGGACATATCTATTAGTGAAGTTTCGCCTGCTTCTAGTAATGGTCAATTCCATTTCTCAATATACAAATGGGCCAGTAAAGATGTGCCAATGGTGATGTCTCTTAGGACAGAAAGAGCCTCCAAGGCTAAGGATAAGCTTAAACTTGAGAAATGCTCAAGTGCTAAAGAAAGGGTGGTCAGTGAGATCACCACACAAAAACCTATGGCATATGATTCCTCTGTCATGaataatggaaaagaaaacGTATCAACTACTTCCACAGCCACTGAAAATGGAGCAGACTCAAACCAGATTGTAGAACAAATAGTTTCTGCCAAGGCTCAATCACATATTACCCTAGATGTTCCCGCTAGTTCTACCCCGGGTGACGCTAGAGCAGTATCAAGTACTCATTCTGCAGGCGAGAACGGCTTCTCTGGAAAAACTGAGACAGGAAGGGATACTCAGAAGGTTGAGTCCAAACCTTTACAGTTTCTGTTCAAAGAAAATGATAAGAAACAAG ATAATAGTCAGATGATTACaagggagaaagaagaaaacagGATGAAAAGCACAAAAAAATTGTCTGCTGTTTTTGATGTTACCGAGAATCCCatgaaacaagtagaaaagacAGTTTCCGCAATAGATGTAGGACATAGCAAAGCCACTTCCCAGGGTTCAGTGAGCTTAGGTGAGAATAAGGGGAAAGGCCTAGTTAAAGGAAAGGTCAAAGAATTCGCTCGAATTTTCAACCAAGAAACTGCAACAAAACCGAAAGTTGACTCCAAATCTCGACCTCAGGGCTCTACATACAAGCAGAGAGATGCTTTAAGAACAAAGAATGAC CAGGTTGAAAGTGGGCCTGAACAATCCAAGAAGGAGAACTCTACTGTAGAGACTACCAACATATCTGCTGATGATATGTCAAATCAAGAGGATATGTCAGAATCAG CAGAAATTCCTGATATATCATTTACTGTTATCGGAGATAAAGACGAGTGCTTCCACGGGGGTTTCATG ATACAAGTATTATCCCAAGATGAGGGCGAGGACTTACAAAATCAAGAAATTCAA ATGATTGACAAGAAGATAAAACAGTGGTCTAAAGGGAAGGAAGGAAACATACGATCCCTGCTATCGACATTACAACAT GTACTTTGGAAGGAGTGTGGATGGAAGCATGTGCCTCTTGTTGATATAATTGAAGGGAACGCGGTAAAAAGATCTTATCAAAGAGCTTTACTCTGCTTGCATCCCGATAAGTTGCAGCAAAAGGGTGCTTCTTCAGACCAGAAATATATTGCAGAGAAGGTTTTTGATATTTTACAG
- the LOC137820456 gene encoding J domain-containing protein required for chloroplast accumulation response 1 isoform X4, translated as METIYSSQRESVLLGYNNNISYENGNNSLIRRSSSTNSNLEVDFNDVFGGPPRRSSLSEARQSLTELKDWSEEEGESGWCRWPPEREKPVFGEDIGNRRRHGNKNNDFFDDIFGGEESASVCSTPKKRVGDPFTFSRVSSPLPSALDPVAASLPLPFSLPAKLTNGVDLPTFGSPTRTNSINNGIVASNGLGLSDSYSSRISIQQKELKKDLKPYRQSLLSQEFSNSSTSDKADKGSIMKQDISISEVSPASSNGQFHFSIYKWASKDVPMVMSLRTERASKAKDKLKLEKCSSAKERVVSEITTQKPMAYDSSVMNNGKENVSTTSTATENGADSNQIVEQIVSAKAQSHITLDVPASSTPGDARAVSSTHSAGENGFSGKTETGRDTQKVESKPLQFLFKENDKKQDNSQMITREKEENRMKSTKKLSAVFDVTENPMKQVEKTVSAIDVGHSKATSQGSVSLGENKGKGLVKGKVKEFARIFNQETATKPKVDSKSRPQGSTYKQRDALRTKNDVESGPEQSKKENSTVETTNISADDMSNQEDMSESEIPDISFTVIGDKDECFHGGFMIQVLSQDEGEDLQNQEIQMIDKKIKQWSKGKEGNIRSLLSTLQHVLWKECGWKHVPLVDIIEGNAVKRSYQRALLCLHPDKLQQKGASSDQKYIAEKVFDILQEAWTQFNMLGAL; from the exons ATGGAGACAATTTATTCTTCTCAACGAGAGAGCGTCCTTTTaggttataataataatattagttatgAGAATGGAAATAATTCTCTGATTCGGAGGTCGTCTTCGACCAATTCCAACTTGGAGGTTGATTTCAACGACGTGTTTGGGGGGCCGCCGCGGAGGTCATCGCTAAGCGAAGCGCGGCAGAGTCTGACCGAGTTGAAGGATTGGAGCGAAGAGGAAGGGGAAAGTGGTTGGTGTAGGTGGCCGCCGGAGCGGGAGAAACCGGTGTTTGGAGAGGATATTGGAAACCGGAGGCGTCACGGCAACAAGAACAATGACTTCTTCGATGACATTTTCGGAGGTGAGGAATCGGCGAGTGTGTGTTCCACGCCAAAGAAACGCGTTGGGGACCCTTTCACGTTCTCTCGAGTGTCCAGTCCTCTGCCATCGGCGCTTGATCCCGTTGCTGCCTCTCTTCCTCTACCATTCAG CCTTCCAGCCAAATTGACAAATGGGGTGGACCTTCCAACATTTGGTTCCCCCACGAGGACTAACAGCATCAACAATGGTATTGTTGCTTCAAATGGACTTGGCCTTTCAGATTCTTACTCATCCAGAATTTCAATCCAGCAAAAGGAGTtgaaaaaggatttaaaaccTTACCGACAAAGTCTTCTATCACAGGAGTTTTCAAACTCGAGCACATCTGATAAAGCAGACAAAGGAAGCATCATGAAACAGGACATATCTATTAGTGAAGTTTCGCCTGCTTCTAGTAATGGTCAATTCCATTTCTCAATATACAAATGGGCCAGTAAAGATGTGCCAATGGTGATGTCTCTTAGGACAGAAAGAGCCTCCAAGGCTAAGGATAAGCTTAAACTTGAGAAATGCTCAAGTGCTAAAGAAAGGGTGGTCAGTGAGATCACCACACAAAAACCTATGGCATATGATTCCTCTGTCATGaataatggaaaagaaaacGTATCAACTACTTCCACAGCCACTGAAAATGGAGCAGACTCAAACCAGATTGTAGAACAAATAGTTTCTGCCAAGGCTCAATCACATATTACCCTAGATGTTCCCGCTAGTTCTACCCCGGGTGACGCTAGAGCAGTATCAAGTACTCATTCTGCAGGCGAGAACGGCTTCTCTGGAAAAACTGAGACAGGAAGGGATACTCAGAAGGTTGAGTCCAAACCTTTACAGTTTCTGTTCAAAGAAAATGATAAGAAACAAG ATAATAGTCAGATGATTACaagggagaaagaagaaaacagGATGAAAAGCACAAAAAAATTGTCTGCTGTTTTTGATGTTACCGAGAATCCCatgaaacaagtagaaaagacAGTTTCCGCAATAGATGTAGGACATAGCAAAGCCACTTCCCAGGGTTCAGTGAGCTTAGGTGAGAATAAGGGGAAAGGCCTAGTTAAAGGAAAGGTCAAAGAATTCGCTCGAATTTTCAACCAAGAAACTGCAACAAAACCGAAAGTTGACTCCAAATCTCGACCTCAGGGCTCTACATACAAGCAGAGAGATGCTTTAAGAACAAAGAATGAC GTTGAAAGTGGGCCTGAACAATCCAAGAAGGAGAACTCTACTGTAGAGACTACCAACATATCTGCTGATGATATGTCAAATCAAGAGGATATGTCAGAATCAG AAATTCCTGATATATCATTTACTGTTATCGGAGATAAAGACGAGTGCTTCCACGGGGGTTTCATG ATACAAGTATTATCCCAAGATGAGGGCGAGGACTTACAAAATCAAGAAATTCAA ATGATTGACAAGAAGATAAAACAGTGGTCTAAAGGGAAGGAAGGAAACATACGATCCCTGCTATCGACATTACAACAT GTACTTTGGAAGGAGTGTGGATGGAAGCATGTGCCTCTTGTTGATATAATTGAAGGGAACGCGGTAAAAAGATCTTATCAAAGAGCTTTACTCTGCTTGCATCCCGATAAGTTGCAGCAAAAGGGTGCTTCTTCAGACCAGAAATATATTGCAGAGAAGGTTTTTGATATTTTACAG
- the LOC137820456 gene encoding J domain-containing protein required for chloroplast accumulation response 1 isoform X2: METIYSSQRESVLLGYNNNISYENGNNSLIRRSSSTNSNLEVDFNDVFGGPPRRSSLSEARQSLTELKDWSEEEGESGWCRWPPEREKPVFGEDIGNRRRHGNKNNDFFDDIFGGEESASVCSTPKKRVGDPFTFSRVSSPLPSALDPVAASLPLPFSLPAKLTNGVDLPTFGSPTRTNSINNGIVASNGLGLSDSYSSRISIQQKELKKDLKPYRQSLLSQEFSNSSTSDKADKGSIMKQDISISEVSPASSNGQFHFSIYKWASKDVPMVMSLRTERASKAKDKLKLEKCSSAKERVVSEITTQKPMAYDSSVMNNGKENVSTTSTATENGADSNQIVEQIVSAKAQSHITLDVPASSTPGDARAVSSTHSAGENGFSGKTETGRDTQKVESKPLQFLFKENDKKQDNSQMITREKEENRMKSTKKLSAVFDVTENPMKQVEKTVSAIDVGHSKATSQGSVSLGENKGKGLVKGKVKEFARIFNQETATKPKVDSKSRPQGSTYKQRDALRTKNDVESGPEQSKKENSTVETTNISADDMSNQEDMSESAEIPDISFTVIGDKDECFHGGFMIQVLSQDEGEDLQNQEIQMIDKKIKQWSKGKEGNIRSLLSTLQHVLWKECGWKHVPLVDIIEGNAVKRSYQRALLCLHPDKLQQKGASSDQKYIAEKVFDILQEAWTQFNMLGAL, translated from the exons ATGGAGACAATTTATTCTTCTCAACGAGAGAGCGTCCTTTTaggttataataataatattagttatgAGAATGGAAATAATTCTCTGATTCGGAGGTCGTCTTCGACCAATTCCAACTTGGAGGTTGATTTCAACGACGTGTTTGGGGGGCCGCCGCGGAGGTCATCGCTAAGCGAAGCGCGGCAGAGTCTGACCGAGTTGAAGGATTGGAGCGAAGAGGAAGGGGAAAGTGGTTGGTGTAGGTGGCCGCCGGAGCGGGAGAAACCGGTGTTTGGAGAGGATATTGGAAACCGGAGGCGTCACGGCAACAAGAACAATGACTTCTTCGATGACATTTTCGGAGGTGAGGAATCGGCGAGTGTGTGTTCCACGCCAAAGAAACGCGTTGGGGACCCTTTCACGTTCTCTCGAGTGTCCAGTCCTCTGCCATCGGCGCTTGATCCCGTTGCTGCCTCTCTTCCTCTACCATTCAG CCTTCCAGCCAAATTGACAAATGGGGTGGACCTTCCAACATTTGGTTCCCCCACGAGGACTAACAGCATCAACAATGGTATTGTTGCTTCAAATGGACTTGGCCTTTCAGATTCTTACTCATCCAGAATTTCAATCCAGCAAAAGGAGTtgaaaaaggatttaaaaccTTACCGACAAAGTCTTCTATCACAGGAGTTTTCAAACTCGAGCACATCTGATAAAGCAGACAAAGGAAGCATCATGAAACAGGACATATCTATTAGTGAAGTTTCGCCTGCTTCTAGTAATGGTCAATTCCATTTCTCAATATACAAATGGGCCAGTAAAGATGTGCCAATGGTGATGTCTCTTAGGACAGAAAGAGCCTCCAAGGCTAAGGATAAGCTTAAACTTGAGAAATGCTCAAGTGCTAAAGAAAGGGTGGTCAGTGAGATCACCACACAAAAACCTATGGCATATGATTCCTCTGTCATGaataatggaaaagaaaacGTATCAACTACTTCCACAGCCACTGAAAATGGAGCAGACTCAAACCAGATTGTAGAACAAATAGTTTCTGCCAAGGCTCAATCACATATTACCCTAGATGTTCCCGCTAGTTCTACCCCGGGTGACGCTAGAGCAGTATCAAGTACTCATTCTGCAGGCGAGAACGGCTTCTCTGGAAAAACTGAGACAGGAAGGGATACTCAGAAGGTTGAGTCCAAACCTTTACAGTTTCTGTTCAAAGAAAATGATAAGAAACAAG ATAATAGTCAGATGATTACaagggagaaagaagaaaacagGATGAAAAGCACAAAAAAATTGTCTGCTGTTTTTGATGTTACCGAGAATCCCatgaaacaagtagaaaagacAGTTTCCGCAATAGATGTAGGACATAGCAAAGCCACTTCCCAGGGTTCAGTGAGCTTAGGTGAGAATAAGGGGAAAGGCCTAGTTAAAGGAAAGGTCAAAGAATTCGCTCGAATTTTCAACCAAGAAACTGCAACAAAACCGAAAGTTGACTCCAAATCTCGACCTCAGGGCTCTACATACAAGCAGAGAGATGCTTTAAGAACAAAGAATGAC GTTGAAAGTGGGCCTGAACAATCCAAGAAGGAGAACTCTACTGTAGAGACTACCAACATATCTGCTGATGATATGTCAAATCAAGAGGATATGTCAGAATCAG CAGAAATTCCTGATATATCATTTACTGTTATCGGAGATAAAGACGAGTGCTTCCACGGGGGTTTCATG ATACAAGTATTATCCCAAGATGAGGGCGAGGACTTACAAAATCAAGAAATTCAA ATGATTGACAAGAAGATAAAACAGTGGTCTAAAGGGAAGGAAGGAAACATACGATCCCTGCTATCGACATTACAACAT GTACTTTGGAAGGAGTGTGGATGGAAGCATGTGCCTCTTGTTGATATAATTGAAGGGAACGCGGTAAAAAGATCTTATCAAAGAGCTTTACTCTGCTTGCATCCCGATAAGTTGCAGCAAAAGGGTGCTTCTTCAGACCAGAAATATATTGCAGAGAAGGTTTTTGATATTTTACAG